Below is a genomic region from Clostridia bacterium.
TGGGTTATGTAATGTTCTACATAGGCTACAAGGATATTGATACAGCACAGATTTGTGTTGCAAAATCAAAAAATGGAATAACCGGGTGGGAAAGGTCGAAATTAAATCCATTAATTGTTCCTGAAAAAGGTATGTGGGATTCGGATGCATGTTATAAGCCGACAGTTGTATGGAATGAAAAAGATAAAAAATGGATGCTTTGGTATAACGGAAGAACAGCTGACCGTGAATATATTGGGTATGCAGAATATAATAATAGAAATTTATTTAAAGAAGAATTGTAGGAGGAAAGAAAAATGCCACTTATTGATATGCCAATTAAAGAATTGGAAAAATATGAAGGAACAAATCCGAAACCTGTTGATTTTGATGAATATTGGGATAATGCCATAAAAGAAATGAAAGCGGTAAATCCCAAGGTTGAATTTATAAAAAAGGAATTTGAATTTCCCGGAGCCGAATGCTACGATATGTATTTTACCGGTGTTAACGGTGCAAGAGTTTATGCTAAACATATAAGACCGAAAAATATAACAGGCAAAATACCGGCAATTCTTTTGTTCCACGGTTATTCAGGTCATAGTGGGGATTGGTGCCAAAAATTGTCTTATATACAGGCAGGCTTTGCGGTTTTTGCTATGGATGCACGAGGTCAGGGCGGAAAAAGTGAAGATGTAGGCGGTGTTCACGGAACTACATATGCAGGTCACATTGTAAGAGGCTTGGATGACAAAGATCCAAATAAACTTTTGTTCCGAGATATTTTCCTTGATACCGCTGAACTTGCAAACATTGCTATGAGTATGGATTTTATTGATGAAAATAAAATATATGCTATGGGCGGAAGTCAGGGCGGTGCATTAACAATTGCCTGTGCTGCATTAGAACCACGTGTAGCAAGAATTTCGACTACATTCCCGTTTTTATCGGATTATAAACGTGTTTGGGAAATGGATCTGGCAAAAGCTGCGTATGGTGAATTGAGACAGTACTTCAGGGATTTTGACCCTGAACACATCAGGGAGAACGAAATATTCACCAAGTTAGGTTATATTGATTTGCAGTACCTTGCACCAAGGATAAAAGCAAAAACTCAATTTATAACAGGACTTATGGATGAAATTTGTCCTCCATCAACACAGTATGCAGTATATAATAAGCTTGTTTGCGAAAAGACACACATTATATATCCCGATTTTGGGCATGAAGATATTAACACGGCTGCAGATAAAGTATTTTTGTTTTTTCTTTGATGATTTTTTAAAGCAAGGAGTAAATTTGTTATGCCAACAACCAATCAATCACATTTATCTGCTTTATACCTTCGTAATTTGCTCCATTGCCGATATCATCAAGAGTTAAAAGAGTTTTTGGGTAATTATCTTTTATCTCCTGCAACGGTGCTAGTTCTCGTTCTAAGGTCTTTTCATCAAGTACGCTTGCAGAAACCTGATAATACTCAACCTCGTTCATATTGGTTGCAACAAAATCCACTTCTTTTTCAGCTAACTTACCAATATTAACACGATTTTTTCTTCTTAAAAGTTCAAGATAAACCACATTTTCAAGAAGATGTCCCAAATCTCTTGTGGATTGGCTTATAATATGATTTCTTATTCCACTATCTACAAAATAATACTTGCCAAGAGTTTTTAGGAATTGTCTACCTTTTATATCGTATCTCGTTGCATTATAAAGAATATAGCTGTCTGTCAAAGCTCTTAAATACGCCTCAACTGTATTAGGCGAAATCTTTCTGCCACTTGATATCAGTGTATCGCTTATTTTCTTTGTCGAAATAGGACTTCCTATACTTGAGGCAACGGTTTTTAATATGTTCTCCAATACTGATACATCATTTATTTTCTCTCTTGTAGCAACATCTTTTAAGAGAATGGTGTTGTAGCTACCTTCGATATACTGATTTATAACTTTCTCATTGTTTTCAAGATATGCAACATAGGGGAACGAGCCATATCTTAAATAGCTATCAAAGATTTCTCGTTTGTTTTTGCCGCTTTCCTTTGTTGCTTCGTAGTATTCTTTGAAAGAAAAGGGTAACATATCAATTTGAATATATCTTCCTGAAAGCAATGTTGCAAGTTCTCCTGACAGTAAATAAGCATTAGAACCTGTAATATAAACATCGCAGTTTTTCTTTATAAAAAGACTGTCAACCGCTTTTTCAAATTCACTACATTTCTGCACTTCATCTATAAAAATGTAATTATTTTTATTGGGAACAAGGTTTGAAGTTATATAGTTGTATAACGCTTTGTAATCCAATAAATCAGCATTTTCAAGCTCTTCAAGATTGACCGATATAATTTGACTATCATCTATGCCTGTCTGCTTTAAATGGTCAATGTACAACTCAAACAAAGTAGATTTACCGCATCTTCTGACACCGGTGATAACTTTGATAACCTGTTTATCTTTTAGTGCTATTAAATTATCTAAATATTCTTTTCGCTGAATCATTTTTGGCACCTCATTTCTTTGATTTTATACTAACACAAAACTTTGATTTTGCCAATAGTTTTTTCTCATACAAGAAAAAACTTGTAAATTTCGACAACTTATTTCTGTAGACGTTTCGGAAATAAGTTTTCCCTAATCAAGTAGGAGGCTAATCAACTTATGGTTAGCCTCCTACTCGATTTTGTTCTAATGAATATTCTGTAAAACACATCAAAATGACTTCAATATGTAGCGTTGCACTATGTACTTTTTCTGTAATCAGCCGGGCAAATGCCAAATGCTTTTTTAAATTCTCTGCTGAAATAGCTCATATCTGTATAGCCTGATAGTTCAGCGGCTTCTGTTATTGTATACATTCCGGACGTTATAAGCTCCTTTGCGTAAGATATTTTCAGTTCATTGATATATTTTCGCGGCGATATTCCAAATGTATTTTTAAATATTTTTCTTAAATAATCTTCACTTATATCGCACATTGCAGACAACTCTGAAATGCATATACTTTCGTTTGTGTAATTCTTTTTAATATATTCAACAGCAGGAGCAATCAGATTAGCGGTACTGCGTGCCATGTATTTTGAGTTGTATTCGCTCTGCATCATAGATATAATATTATACAAAATTGATTTACACTGCATATGAAATGCGGTGTTTTTATTTTTCCATAATTCCGTTGCCTTTTCAAACTCCTTAATAAAAGCAGAAGCATTTTTTAATTTGAAGGAAAACGGTTCAAAATCAATATTTTCGGAAATATCAAAATTTATTGCATAACAATTTCCCGAAATTTTCGAACAGACTGTATAACTTGAACCTTTTGGCATATAAATAATCTCATTTTGTCCAACTGAAACAACTTTTTCATCAGAAAAAACATATTTTTTTGCATCATCCGGATTTGGGGATATGTTAACAGCAATGCCGTGCGAGGCTCTGTTTTTATGAACGGGTTCGCCTGTTCCGGGTTTAACATATGTTGCAAGCATGATATTTGTAATATTAAAATCAGAATTCATAAAATTTTTCATAACATTACCTCTTGGTGTTATTATATAATTCATTCTTGAAAAAGTCAAGTGATATTGAAATGTCTATGTACTTTTTTGTTTTATAGTATATAATTTGTAATATCAGTAATTAATTTTGAAAGGAATGGTTTTCGTGAGCAATTTATGGAACGCATTTGAAACTGACAGAGAAATGCTTGATAAACAGTATGTCAAAGCATGGAACAATGAGGAATCCTTCGAAAGGGTAGAAAATCTGCAAAGTAGAGTTATGGAGCTTGCCGATACATTAAAAGAATGCTCGCATCCCGTAGTCAAAGCAAAATGCTTTGATTACATATTGGAGAATGCACAGATTTGCATTAATCCTGATGATTGGTTCGGGATTTCATTAGAGGCTGCGAAAATGGATCCGATAGTGGATATTGGTTGTCATTATGTTAAAATTTTAAATTCACTGCACAATAAATGGAAAAACGAGCTTGGTGATGTATTGTACCCGGAGCAGGATAAGCATTTTTGCAAATATGCAGTAAATAATTTGCTTAACGAATTTTATATTGATTACAATCATTCAACTCCAAACTGGGAAGATATTTTTAAATACGGAATCAACGGTCTTTTAAAAAGAGTACAGAGCTATAAAACTGATTTAGACAAAAAATCACCACTGTTCTCCGAACAGCTTGCATATTTTGAAGGTATTGAAATAACATACAATGCAATTTTAAAGCTATTTAAAAGATATATAATTGCATTAGATAAAAAAACAGAGCCCAAAATGGTATGTATGAAAAAGGCTTTTGAAAATCTGACAAACAACCCTCCAGCAAACACTTATGAGGCACTTTTGCTTGCTGTGCAGTATTGGTTTTTGCAGGAAAACATAGACTGCGTAAGAGCAAGAACAATGGGTGGACTTGATCAGCTTTACTATCCGTTCTATAAAAACGATTTAGAAAACGGTACATTCACAAAGGAAAATATAAAAGAGCTGTTTGTATATTTTATGAACGTTTTTAATGCAATGCGCGTGGCGTATCAGCAGCCAATCTATGTCGGTGGTATGAACGAAAAAGGCGCTTGCATCGTAAATGAGCTTTCATATATAGTATTGGATGCTTATAATACTTTGTCTGCTCCAAATCCGAAGCTTCAGACAAAAATAGGTAAAAACACGCCTGATAAATTTTTAAAAGCCGTTGTTGAAACCATACGAAACGGAAATTCAAGCATTTCCATTATGAACGATGATAATGCAGCATTGTCACTTATGAAGTTAGGGGTACCTGAAGAGGAAGCGCTTACGAATCTTATGTCGGGATGTTGGGATTATACCGTAAAAAATCATGAGGTCAAAACACTACCCGTCAGAGTTTCTTTGCCTAAAATTTTGGAATACACAATGACAAACGGCAGATGTCTCACCACAAATGAAACTGTAGGCTGTGAAACAGGGAGCACTTTTGAAACCTTTGAGGATTTTTATTCTGCTTATGAAAAGCAATGGCTGTATATCTGGAAAAGGGTTAAAAGTATTATTGAAAATTGGGAGTTGTACCTTGCTGATATCAGCCCATCGAATATGTTTTCGGGAACTATGACCGACTCGCTTGCACAGGGAGTTGACGGATACGCACGGGGAATGAAGTATAATACGACGGTTTATACGGTCGCAGGACTTGGTACATTGGTTGACGGTCTTTGTGCTGTAAAAAAATATGTGTTTGACAAAAAAGAGGTTTCTCTTGTAGAATTTGTTGAAATTTTAAAAAATAATTGGAACAACAATGAGCGACTCAGAAAAATCATTTTAAATGATAAAGATAAATACGGAAACGGCTCGGATTTGGCAGATGAATTAATGATCAGATTAACTGATTTCTTTGCCAAAAGTATAAACGGCGTTCCAAACAGCAGAGGCGGATACTGGAAACTTGGTACTTTATCTATAGATAAGAATGTCCGTTATGGTGCAGTGACAAAGGCAACGCCTGACGGTAGAAAAGAAGGCGAACCATTTTCAAAAAATCTTTCTCCTGTAATCGGAATGGACCGTGGAGGAATAACAACCTTATTAAACTCAGTCGGCAAAATGGATTTTTCACAATTCCCGCACGCAGGAATGCTTGATCTGATTTTACATCCGACAGCAGTAAGCGGTGATGATGGTCTTGAGGCTTTTGCCGGTCTTGTAAAAGCGTATTTTGCCAAAGGCGGTCACTCTTTGCAGTTTAATATTTTCTCCGCTGAGACATTAAAGGAAGCACAGAAAAATCCGGAAAAATACAGAACACTTCAAATCAGAGTTTGCGGATGGAATGTGTATTTTGTTGATTTGGAAAAGGTATTGCAGGATGCATTTATAAAACAATGTGAGCATTATGAAAGTATTTAATAGAATTGTGAGGCCTACAAAATGAAGAAGATTGTTTTAATAGGAGATTCAATACGAAAAGGCTATGACAGCTACACGAAAATGGCATTCGAAGACGTGGCCGAGGTTTATTATCCGGAAGACAACTGCCGTTTTGCAGCATACACGCTAAGACATCTTTGTGATTGGAAAGATCAATTTGGATGCGGAGATGATGTTGACTGTGTACATTGGAATGCAGGACTGTGGGACTGCCTTATTATGGCAGTTGACGGCGAATATTTAACACCAATAGAGCTATATAAATACTATCTTGAGAGGGTTTGTAATGCTATCAAAAAATTGTTCCCCTATGCTAAAGTGATTTTTGCCACTTCTACACCTGTTCAGGAAGAATTGTTCTGGAGGAATAAAAGGTATAACAAAGATATTGAAGCATATAACAATGCAGCGATTGAAATTGCAAAAAAGCACGGATTTGAAATAAACGATCTTTATGCTCTTACAAAAGATGCGCCAAAATCTTATCATTCTGATTTAACGCACTATTATACAAAAGAAGGAACAAAACTCATTACAAATAAGGTTGTTAAGTGTATAGAAAATTGTCTGAACATCAAAGCAAAAGAACTTGATTATGACAAGCTGTTTGCTGATACTGACGATGTAGTTGGTATTTAAAACAAGCAAAAAAAACAATATTATATTATCAAAATGGCAAGCTAAAATATATAGATATCATTAACGGAGCGCCCGGGACTATGCCTTCTGTTATCGAAAACTGTAGCTTTGCAACTTCAAATGAATATTTAAAAGTAACAGGTAAAAAAATGAATGTAAGCGGAAGAAAACCCTACTTGTTTGGGTAACGGAGGAAAAGTAAATGAAATCATTTTTATTAATAGGTCAGTCAAATATGGCAGGACGAGGAGAGTTCGGAGAAGTTCCCGAAATCATAAATTCAAAATGCTTTATGTTGAGAAACGGAAAATGGGTGCCTATGAGTGAGCCCATAAACCCTGACAGGAGTATTTTTAATTATTTTCATAGCGGAAGAGGTCTCAGCGCTTCGTTTGCTGATGAATATGCAAAGTATTTTAATGAAGATGTTGGACTGATTCCTTGTGCAGACGGCGGAACGAAGCTTTCGCAGTGGATGCCGGGGGAAATACTGTATGACAATGCTGTAAATAATGCAAAATTGGCACAGCGTACATCAGAGATAGTTGGCATCTTATGGCATCAGGGTGAAAACGACAGCCATTTTGAAGAGGATGCAAACACATATCAACAAAGATTTACAGAAATGATTACACGACTTAGAAAAGATTTGGGTAATGAAAAACTTCCGGTTATAGTAGGCGAGCTTGGAAGATTTGCGGCCTCCTATCAAAATGGCAAGCTTAAATATATGGATATCGTTAACGAAGCGCTCAGGACTATGCCTTTTGTTATCGAAAACTGTGGCTTTGCAAGTTCAGAGGGCTTGACTGACAGAGGTGACAACATACATTTTAATTCTGTTTCCTACAGAATCTTTGGAAAAAGGTATTTCAATGAATACTTAAATGTAGTAGGTGCAGAAAATGAAAAGTAATATTTTTTCAAATAAAATAATGACCGTTTTGTTGGCGGCTGTTGTGTCAATGCTTTGGGGAACTTTGTTTCCCATGATAAAAATAGGATACAAAACTTTTGAAATTGATAATACAGAGGTTGCCTCAATTCTGCTTTTTGCGGGAGTCAGATTTTTAATAAGCGGAATAATACTTGTTGCTATGTGCAGCACAAAAAACAAAAAGCTTGAGTTCCCCAAAGGAAAAAAGCTTTATTCGGTACTTATTGTAAGTATGCTTACGGTTGTTGTTCACTATGCCCTTACATATACAGGACTGTCGCTGGCAGATAGTTCAAAATCTTCTGTATTAAAGCAGATAGCCTTTCTGATTGTACCGTGTATTTCATTCCTGTTCAGAAAAGATGATAAATTTTCATTTTATAAAGTTTTTGCGGCAATACTCGGCTTTTCATCTGTTATTATAATAAACCTGGAAGGCATGAATCTTGTTTTCGGCATGGGTGAAATTTTGATTATATTAGCTTCATTCAGCTCTATGCTTGGGCAAATGGCATCCAAAAATATATACGATAAATATAAGCCAACATATATTGTTGCATATGCACAGCTTTTAGGCGGTATTATTCTGGTTATATCAGGATTAATATTCGGCGGAAGCATAGGTAAGATTTCTTTACAAAGCATTGCTGTTTTAGGATATATATGTTTTGCATCAATAACAGCAAACCTTTTATGGAATACATTGATTAAATATAATGATATGTCAAAACTTGCAGTTTTAAAAAGTATGGATCCGCTTTTCGCCTCATTGTTTTCAGCACTGCTTTTAGGCGAAAACATTTTAAAGCCAACCTATCTTGCAGCGACGGTGTTGATTGTAACTGCAATATATGTCAGCAACCATGTTTCTAAGACTAAAAAAGGAAACTAAATTATGAAAGCAAAAATATTTGAAATAAAACGCTTCGCTGTACACGACGGTGATGGAATAAGAACAACTGTATTTTTCAAAGGTTGTCCACTTAAATGTGTGTGGTGTCACAATCCTGAAGGAATAGATTTTGCGCCTCAGCTTGCCTATTACGAAAACAAATGTATTGGTTGTGGAGAGTGTATTTCCGTGTGCCCGTCGGCTGCTCACAAACTTGGCCACCCGTTTGACAGGACAAACTGTATCGCTTGTGGAAAATGTGCCGACGTTTGCCTCGGAAACGCTCTGACTTTCTACGGCAAGGAAATATCGGTAGACGAACTGTTGCCAATACTTTTGGCAGATAAAGAATTTTATGAAAATTCAGGAGGCGGTATCACCCTTTCGGGCGGAGAATGCCTGATGCAGGCAGATTTTTGTGCCGATCTTTTGAAAGTCTTAAAAGAAAACGGTATACATACTGCAGTTGACACCTGCGGACTTGTTTCAAAAGAAACGCTCGACAAAGTTATACACTACACCGATATTTTCCTTTACGATTTAAAAGCTTATGACGAAAATGTTCATATAAAATGCACAGGACAATCAAACAAAATTATACTTGAAAATTTAAAGTATTTAGATAGCTGTGGAAAGAAAATTGAAATCCGCATTCCCTATGTTCCAAAGTATAATGATGATCAGATGGAAAAGATGGGAGAATTCCTGTCAAAGTTAAATAATGTTGTTAAAGTAAGGGTTTTGCCATATCATAATTATGCAGGGTCAAAATACAAATCTCTTAATATGAAGATTACTCTTCCTGAAATTTTGCCGACTGATGAGGAAATAAAATCGGCTAAAGAAACAATCAAAACATACGGACTTAGTGTGTGCGATTAAGAATTTCGTAATCATCAGGGGAGCTCGCCATGAACTCCCCTGATGATTCTTGAAACTTCTATTTCAGACACTCGTTTTTATGAATATATTTCTGTTATATGAAAGGATTTTTAATATGAAAGAATTTTTGTTGGGATGTAATTATTGGGCGTCAAATGCCGGAACTGAAATGTGGAGAAATTGGGATGAAGATGCCATAAGAAATGATTTTGAGATTTTGTCCCGGAACGGAGTAAAGCATCTCCGTGTATTTCCTGTTTGGAGAGATTTTCAGCCGGTTTCCCCTCTTTTTGATAGTTGCGTAAAAATAAGAGAATACCGTGTTCATGAGGATAAAATTCCTGAAAACAAATACTATCTTGATGAAGCTATGCTTGGAAAATTCGAAAGATTTTGTGACATAGCTGAGGAATTTCATTTAAAGCTTATTGTAGGTATTATTACCGGATGGATGAGTGGCAGACTTTTTATTCCTCCGGCTGTTTACGGTAAAAATTTATATACAGATCCGACTGCTTTAATGTTTGAACTTAAGTTCATTGAAGGATTTGTTCAAAGAATGAAAAACAAAGTGGCGATTTGTGCATGGGACTTAGGAAACGAATGTAATTGTATGAGTGAAGCGAATAGTTATGAATTGGCAGAAGTGTGGACAGGTATGATAAGCAACGCTATAAAAGCAAATGATTCTGTTAGACCTGTGATTTCAGGCATGCATAGCTTATCTATAGAAGGAATTTGGAGAATAAGCGGACAAGCCGCATATACAGACATACTTACAACCCATCCTTATCCGTATTTTGTTCCCCATTGCTCAAAAGATAATTTTGCATCCATGAGAACACTTCTTCATGCAACCTGCGAGACAAAATATTATTCGGATATTTCAGGTAAACCGTGTATGGTAGAAGAACTTGGAAATCTCGGCCCGATGATGTGCGATGATGAAATGGCAGGAAATTTCATCAAATTAAATATGTTTTCAAATTGGGCAAGCGGAGCTAACGGTCTATTGTGGTGGTGTTCAAGCGATCAAATTATGCTTGAAACGCCTCCATATTGTTGGAATATGTGTGAATTAGAGCTTGGTTTGTTGGATAGAAATAAAAAAGAAAAACCCACACTTAAAGAAATCAAAAAATTTTCAGAGTGGATTAAAAGTCTTGATTTTATTTTACCCGAAGCACGAGAAGATGCGGTTTGTATCGTAACAGACGGACAGGACCAATGGGGAGTAGCATATATGTCATATTTGCTTGCGAAACAAGCTAAATTAAATTTGAAATTCGCATATGGAACACAGGATATTCCAATGTCGGATGTTTATATGCTGCCATCGGTAAATTCTGTGCGCATGATGCCTTCGTATCAATTTAACGAACTTAAAAGACGGGTTTATGAGGGTGCAACACTTTATATTTCGAATAATACTTCAGTTATTTCAGAGTTCAAAGAGTTGACAGGGGTTATAATCAATGATTCCAACACAACATATGATGCCGGAGAGTTCGTGTTAAATGATAAAAAACTCATTTATAGCAGAAACCGAATATATACAATTTCCGAACAAACCGCACAGGTTATTTGCTGTGATGAAAACGGCATTCCGCTTATTACTGTATGCGAATATGGCAAGGGAAAGGTGTATTATGTGAATTTCCCTGTTGAAACTATGCTTCTTGATATGCCAAATGCACATAAAACAGACTTATTTGAAATTTATCGTGTTGTATTTGCGAAAAAA
It encodes:
- a CDS encoding helix-turn-helix transcriptional regulator — translated: MKNFMNSDFNITNIMLATYVKPGTGEPVHKNRASHGIAVNISPNPDDAKKYVFSDEKVVSVGQNEIIYMPKGSSYTVCSKISGNCYAINFDISENIDFEPFSFKLKNASAFIKEFEKATELWKNKNTAFHMQCKSILYNIISMMQSEYNSKYMARSTANLIAPAVEYIKKNYTNESICISELSAMCDISEDYLRKIFKNTFGISPRKYINELKISYAKELITSGMYTITEAAELSGYTDMSYFSREFKKAFGICPADYRKST
- a CDS encoding EamA family transporter translates to MKSNIFSNKIMTVLLAAVVSMLWGTLFPMIKIGYKTFEIDNTEVASILLFAGVRFLISGIILVAMCSTKNKKLEFPKGKKLYSVLIVSMLTVVVHYALTYTGLSLADSSKSSVLKQIAFLIVPCISFLFRKDDKFSFYKVFAAILGFSSVIIINLEGMNLVFGMGEILIILASFSSMLGQMASKNIYDKYKPTYIVAYAQLLGGIILVISGLIFGGSIGKISLQSIAVLGYICFASITANLLWNTLIKYNDMSKLAVLKSMDPLFASLFSALLLGENILKPTYLAATVLIVTAIYVSNHVSKTKKGN
- a CDS encoding ATP-binding protein — its product is MIQRKEYLDNLIALKDKQVIKVITGVRRCGKSTLFELYIDHLKQTGIDDSQIISVNLEELENADLLDYKALYNYITSNLVPNKNNYIFIDEVQKCSEFEKAVDSLFIKKNCDVYITGSNAYLLSGELATLLSGRYIQIDMLPFSFKEYYEATKESGKNKREIFDSYLRYGSFPYVAYLENNEKVINQYIEGSYNTILLKDVATREKINDVSVLENILKTVASSIGSPISTKKISDTLISSGRKISPNTVEAYLRALTDSYILYNATRYDIKGRQFLKTLGKYYFVDSGIRNHIISQSTRDLGHLLENVVYLELLRRKNRVNIGKLAEKEVDFVATNMNEVEYYQVSASVLDEKTLERELAPLQEIKDNYPKTLLTLDDIGNGANYEGIKQINVIDWLLA
- a CDS encoding sialate O-acetylesterase; translated protein: MKSFLLIGQSNMAGRGEFGEVPEIINSKCFMLRNGKWVPMSEPINPDRSIFNYFHSGRGLSASFADEYAKYFNEDVGLIPCADGGTKLSQWMPGEILYDNAVNNAKLAQRTSEIVGILWHQGENDSHFEEDANTYQQRFTEMITRLRKDLGNEKLPVIVGELGRFAASYQNGKLKYMDIVNEALRTMPFVIENCGFASSEGLTDRGDNIHFNSVSYRIFGKRYFNEYLNVVGAENEK
- a CDS encoding alpha/beta fold hydrolase, which produces MPLIDMPIKELEKYEGTNPKPVDFDEYWDNAIKEMKAVNPKVEFIKKEFEFPGAECYDMYFTGVNGARVYAKHIRPKNITGKIPAILLFHGYSGHSGDWCQKLSYIQAGFAVFAMDARGQGGKSEDVGGVHGTTYAGHIVRGLDDKDPNKLLFRDIFLDTAELANIAMSMDFIDENKIYAMGGSQGGALTIACAALEPRVARISTTFPFLSDYKRVWEMDLAKAAYGELRQYFRDFDPEHIRENEIFTKLGYIDLQYLAPRIKAKTQFITGLMDEICPPSTQYAVYNKLVCEKTHIIYPDFGHEDINTAADKVFLFFL
- a CDS encoding glycyl-radical enzyme activating protein — encoded protein: MKAKIFEIKRFAVHDGDGIRTTVFFKGCPLKCVWCHNPEGIDFAPQLAYYENKCIGCGECISVCPSAAHKLGHPFDRTNCIACGKCADVCLGNALTFYGKEISVDELLPILLADKEFYENSGGGITLSGGECLMQADFCADLLKVLKENGIHTAVDTCGLVSKETLDKVIHYTDIFLYDLKAYDENVHIKCTGQSNKIILENLKYLDSCGKKIEIRIPYVPKYNDDQMEKMGEFLSKLNNVVKVRVLPYHNYAGSKYKSLNMKITLPEILPTDEEIKSAKETIKTYGLSVCD